Part of the Bacillus cereus group sp. RP43 genome is shown below.
AATCCATTTTACTTTCGTACCAGAGAAGTATGCGTCAATTAAAAGACCTGTTTTTTCGCGAACCATATCGCTATAACCTTTTTCTTTTAACTCATCACAAATTTCAACTGTTTGACGAGATTGCCATACGATTGCGTTATAAATTGGTTTTCCAGTTGTTTTATCCCATACAACCGCTGTTTCACGTTGGTTCGTAATACCGATACCAGCGATTTGTTCCGGTTTTACATCCGCTTCACTTAAGCAAGTTGCGATAACTGCTAAAATAGATCCCCAAATTTCTTGTGCGTTATGCTCTACCCAGCCTGGCTTTGGAAAATGTTGCGTAAACTCTTTTTGAGCTGAATGAACGATTTTTCCTTCTTTATTGAAAAGAATTGCGCGTGAGCTTGTTGTTCCTTGGTCTAATGAAAGAATATATTTTTTCATATCGGTTTCCCCCTATGCTACTTTTCTACTTTTTGTAGTTGTTCCACTTTTTTTACTTGTCATATAAGAGATTGCTAGTACAATCACAGTTGCAATAATCACATAAATAAGTGCTGAATTTTGTTTTCCTTCAAATACAACTTGATGGAATAAACCTGCAAGTGATCCACCTAAAATTGGACCAACTACTGGAATCCATGCATACTTCCAATTTGAACCGCCTTTTCCTGCAATCGGAAGGAAGAAGTGTGCAATACGCGGACCTAAATCACGAGCTGGGTTGATTGCGTATCCTGTTGTTCCACCTAATGATAAACCAATACTTACAATTAAGAAACCTACGATAAATGGATTTAATCCATCTGCAAATTTATTTGCTCCAATTGCTAATATACCAAATACTAAAACGAATGTTCCAATCATTTCACTTAAAAGGTTTGTAAATGTGTTCGGAATTGCCGGACCTGTTGCAAATACACCTAACTTTGTTCCTGGATCTTCTGTTTCTTTCCAGTGTGGTAAGTAGTGTAAATATACGAGAACTGCCCCGATAATTGCCCCAATCATTTGTGCTGCGATATACATAGGTACATCACTCCATGGGAACGCTCCCTTAAAAGCAAGTCCTATCGTTAAAGCCGGATTCAAATGTGCCCCACTAATTGATCCAACTGCATACGCTGCCATAGCAACCGCTAGACCCCAACCCATTGTAATTACAATCCAACCAGAATCTTTCGCAAACGACTTCTTTAAACTTACACCAGCGCAAACGCCGCCACCAAGTAAGATTAACAACGCTGTCCCTATTAATTCCCCTAAAAATGCTGACATAAAATCCCTCCACAATCAATTTAAATGCTTTCGAAAAGTGATAGAGGTAAAATGAATGGCCATTCGTTTTTTTTCAAAAGAAAAAGATCCACAGCTTACATGCTTCTATATAATATATATAGAAACAATAAAATGTGGATCTCTTCTTTTCTCCGTCACGTTTATTAACTTGTCTATAATGTTAACCTCTAATGAAAGCGGTGTCAACAGAATTTTTTCACATTTTCGTCACTTTTTTTGGTAATGTTTCCATAGTTCTTTTTTCGATGTCGTAATTGCTGTCGCACCAGCGTTTAAAGCTCTTTCAACATCCTCCACAGTACGAATGAAACCACCCGCTAAAATCGGTACACCTGTACGCTCTTTCACTTCAGCGATCACATCCGTTAGCGCACCAGGAAGCACCTCTATATAATCCGGCTTCGTCTTTTCTAGCAAATTACAGCTCTTTTCCATCGCACTAGAATCAATTAAAAAGATGCGTTGAATGGAGACGACACCCTTTTGCTTCGCCTTCATAATTACGCTCGCCTTTGTTGACAATAACCCGTACGGTTTATATTCTTGGCATAAAAACTCCGTCGCATGCCCATCACTTTGTAACCCATGGATCAAATCAACATGTAAAAACACCTTTTTAGAATGTTGCTTCGCAAGTGACACAACACTCTTCAATTGACCAACATGAATATCTAAAATAACAATATACTCATACGAACTATGTAATAGCTTTTCCAAATCTTTAATTTGCCTCACTGCCGGCAAAATCTTTTGCTCATGAAATTCCATTCTAAATGTCCCCTTCTTTATATCATCCTATCCTTTATAGTACACAATTTAAGTGAAAAGAACAGCTAGTGTAGGGGATTTCTTACAAATCTTTCTCTTATCTATATATTTTCTTCAGCTTATCAGAAACCGTACCACCTATAACCATTAATATGAGCGGTAAAAAATTCATTACATATGGTGCATCTGCTACAATTGTAATGCTTGCTCCTGCAAACTTATTTACCATCCATACAACGATTTTTGTAATAAACAAAAATACCCCCAGCATGAATAGACTATCAAAAAACACCTTCCATTTTGGATATGCTAATTGTTTACTATCTTCAATTACTTTCTGCGTCAACTCTTCATCACTCCTCAATAACTCATCAATTGTAATACCGAACAGATCACTTAAATGAATAATAATTTCAATGCTCGGATAGTTCTTTCCCGTCTCCCATTTCGAAACAGACTGCCTACTTACATGAATTTTTTCAGCCAAATCATTTTGCGACCAATTTCGTTTTTCTCTTTCTTCTTTTAAGCGTTCACTAAAAATCATACTGTGTTTATCACCTCTCTACGTCTAGTATGGGCAAATAAATGATGAAGAGTAAAGCTAGTTGTCGTTGCGTAACTTACGCAACTTGTGCGTTACACCTTATAATGGCGCCGTTTCATACTCTATGTCATGCAGATTTCATATGTTTTTCTTCTATAATAATTTCCCGAACAATAATACAAATAACGAATACTAGTAAAGACAGGACTAGACATAAAAAATACGCCATTCCTTCCTATAGTTCTCCAGAAAGAATAACGCATATATCCATGTTTACTCATCCGTTTTCGGTTTATAAGAAAAACCCGGATATTTCACAACAGGCCACTTTTCTTTACGTAAAGAATCCATCAATTGCGGGCCAACATGTACATTACTTTCCACTATTTCTTTAGGAGTCAGTGCCATCCATTGATTTAACGATACATCTTCAAAACGGTTACTTTTAAACATCTCTAAAAACCATAATGTTTCATTGCCTGTGTTTTGAATATAGTGTCCAGTCGCAAACGGTACATATCCGACATCACCAGCTCTATAATCAAATGTACGAGCTGTACCATTTCCAAGAAACACCGTCATTCTCGCTTGCCCGGTAAGATAATATTGCCACTCATCATTATTCGGGTGCCAATGAAGCTCTCTCATTCCACCAGGCTCAATTTCAACGAGCGCTGCTGCGATTGTTTTTGAAATAGGGAAATTCGTAGAATCTACAATTCGAACGCTACCACCAGGTGTCTTAATCGGTTTTTGTTTTAACAGTTCATGTTTAAACGTTAAAGGAACTTCTCCTTCTGGCGACTGAACTTCCTGGCTCTCAAGCGAACCCGGTACCTCCCCTTGATAAATATATACTTGATCTGTAGGAATGGAGTTAAAAGCACTCTCTGGTACTCCGAAGTTAGCCGATAGAACTTCTTTTGGCGTATGTGCAAACCAGTCGGAAATAGCTAAGGTAGATAAATCAGAAAAGTGTCCATCATCGAATGCGAGTAGAAATTCACAATGTTCCAATCCTTGAATGGAATGCGGAATTCCAGGTGGGAAATACCAAAGATCCCCTGGACCAACATCAGCAATAAAATTCCGTCCATTTTGATCAACTGCAGTTATTCGTGCCCGTCCTAAAAGCATATACGCCCATTCTGCCTCTTTATGCCAATGAAGTTCACGTACTCCCCCGGCCGTTAAGCTCATATTTACCCCAGCAATCGTAGTCGAAACCGGAAGTTCCCTAACAGTAATCTCCCGAGACCACCCACCTTGTTTTAAAATCATAGAAGTGTCTGAGAACGAAAATTTCAAGTTAGGAACTAATCCCGCATCCGTAATAGGCGGCACGAGCATATTCGGATTTTGAATATCCCGCATAACATTACGTGGCCCAGAATCAATCGCACCTGCTCCATCACTGCGGATTGGTTGTGGCACATTCCCTCCTGTTTCATTAACAGTACGTTTTTTCATCATTACACTCCTTTTTCATCCGATTATTAAGTAAAAAGCCTCCACCATAGTGTATGAATTGGGCTTTGGATGGTTACTATGCCTATGCATACAAGGGTTTTCCTTAACAATCCAATAAAGCTTGATTCGACCTTAATTTAAAAGGAAGTATCCAACAAACTAACATATAAAAAAGAAGAGAAATCCCTTTCTCTTCTTTACAAGTTTCTATTAAAGTAATACCGAATCTTTATCACTATCCTGATTCCGTTTCTCTCGTTCTTCTTCTAAGCGCTTCATATATACTTCGCCTTCTTTTTCGATAAAATCATTATCCATCTCTTGCTCTTTTTTCGAAGTATATAAAACCATGTAGCCACTTAATACTATCCCAATGATTACAAGATAAATCCACCATGGTAAAGTTTCCACTTTCGTTCATCCCTTTCCTTAGACAAGCCTTATTAGTTTCACTCTATGAGGAAAGAAGTGGATTTATGCTTAAAATTTATTGTGGATTCTTCGCGAAGAACGCTTGTACATATTCCATAAACTCGATTGGCTCCTGACGGAACGGTGCGTGGTATCCTTTTTCAATAATATGAAACGTACTATTTGCGAATAACTGATGATACAGTTCACCATTTTTCCAAGAAACGCTCTTATCGTGCCTACCCCAAATAATTAAAGTCGGCACCTTAATTTTATCGGCTTCCATCGCAATGCGGCGCTCTCTCATTTTCGTAAGCTGATCGTAATGCTCTTTATCATCACGACTATTTTTCACTTCATTTTTATTATAATCCGTAATCTCTGTTACAGTTTGTAAGTCCGTCGATAGTGGCGTCACTTCATAACTTTCTTTTTGCTGGAAAGATTCAATCCCTGTAGAATCCGCTAAAACGAGATGGGTAACCGCGTCTGGATATAGGTACGCTAAATTAAGCGACATCTCTCCCCCCATCGAATGACCAAGTACCGCAAATTGATCATATCCAAGTTTCTTCATTAACTTATAATATAAATTAACTTGCGTGGGAAACGAATACTGAAAATCAATCGGCTTAGAAGAACGCCCAAATCCTAAAATATCAACAGCGATAATCGTATGATCTCCCGCGAGTTCCGGATAAATATCACTAAACCCATCTGAAGAACCACCAAACCCGTGAAGCATAAGTAAAGGCGGTTTTCCTTCACCAATTTGCTTAAAATAAATCGTCTGTCCATCAATCTGCGCCATCTTCTCTTTCGTATTTATCTTCATCATAACAGTATCCTTCACTTCTTCAACCTTCGCAATCGGTTTATCAACGAAGTTACATACTATTAACAAAACGAGCACAATACCGCTAATCATATAAAACTTAAACCGTTTCAAAATCCCCGTCTCCTTTCTCATGTTGCTATTTAAAGTTTTTACATTTTTTGGTCGTTTTATGTTCTTTTTTAATTGTAACCATAGCAGTTACAATTATATTAAAAAAATATTACTCACCGCTATTACAGATGGTTGTTATGTAACCATTATAGTTACGTATTAAAAGTAAGTCAATTCTTTTTAACCGTAAAAAGAAAAGGGACCTCGTTGTGAGGTCCCTTCACTTTATTATTTAGTTTAAAAATGATCAGCGTGTGAATCTTGCTTGCTAATACCGCCACCGTCTCCTTTATTGAAGTTAGCTGGCGCTCCTCCATCGCCTTTATTATTTGCTGGTGCTCCACCTGTATCTCCTATATTAATGTAGTCTGGTCTTGCTGGTGCTCCTCCCGTGTCCCCTATATTAACGTAGTCTAGTCTTGCTGGCGCCCCTCCCGTGTCACCTATATTTACAGCTTGATTTGTAAAAGAACTATTGAATCCAATTGATAATCCCCCTACTAATGCAGCACCAACAATAGCTAAACGAAATTTCTTCATTAGTTTAACGCTCCCTTTTCCAATATATTTTTTTGAGCCTTATTATTCATATAAAAATATTTACTTGCCTTAACATGATCATCAACCTCATAAAATTTCATTGCTAAAATTTCAGTGTATTCTTGAATACAATCCCATAATCTTTCTCTCTCAAAATAAGAAAGGCCTTTTAAAATTACATCTTCAATAATTGATATAGAAGAATTTCCATTGAGTTCTTTCAAAATTTTAAACCGATGTTGAAATTCTTTTTCACCTAAATCAATACAAATATTTAAACCTTTTTCAACAATTGGATTCGCTAAATTATATTCTCCTAATTTGTAATGTTCACGTGCTTCTACAAACAAGGCTTTAAAATGTTCTGGGTAATTTTTTGTCACCTCAGATATATGGCGAATCGCTAATTCTGAAAGGTTTTGACTGGCATAAAGCCAAGCTAAATTATGTCGAACCATTAGCGTATATTTTTTTTGATTTGCTTTTTGCAATACTTCCATAGCAGCATTAAAGTTCTCTTCCGCTAATTCATAGTGATCTATGTCTACGCAACATAGTCCAAAAGCATTTTCACATAATCCTACTTTTATTTCATAGCCTGGATATTTCAAGAATACCGCTTTGGCTCTATTCAAGTAATCTATTGCATGAACTTGGTCATATTTTTGATAATAGAAATTCCCCATCCGATAATTAAACTCCGCATGCTCTATCGGATCTGCAATATATTTCAATAGCTTCTCAGCTTGTTCATACTGTTCTTTCGCTTCGTTATAATTTGAAATTAATGTACTATGAAATCCTTTAAAAAAGTAGTAGTAATACGCTAAAAATCCTTCTGCTGGAATTTCAAAAGATTCCACTTTATCGAAACTATCTTCTCTAATTGAAATCCAATCAACTAATGCATCATATCTGAATTTCAATAACGCATGATAAAGCAATA
Proteins encoded:
- the glpF gene encoding glycerol uptake facilitator protein GlpF yields the protein MSAFLGELIGTALLILLGGGVCAGVSLKKSFAKDSGWIVITMGWGLAVAMAAYAVGSISGAHLNPALTIGLAFKGAFPWSDVPMYIAAQMIGAIIGAVLVYLHYLPHWKETEDPGTKLGVFATGPAIPNTFTNLLSEMIGTFVLVFGILAIGANKFADGLNPFIVGFLIVSIGLSLGGTTGYAINPARDLGPRIAHFFLPIAGKGGSNWKYAWIPVVGPILGGSLAGLFHQVVFEGKQNSALIYVIIATVIVLAISYMTSKKSGTTTKSRKVA
- the glpP gene encoding glycerol uptake operon antiterminator GlpP; this translates as MEFHEQKILPAVRQIKDLEKLLHSSYEYIVILDIHVGQLKSVVSLAKQHSKKVFLHVDLIHGLQSDGHATEFLCQEYKPYGLLSTKASVIMKAKQKGVVSIQRIFLIDSSAMEKSCNLLEKTKPDYIEVLPGALTDVIAEVKERTGVPILAGGFIRTVEDVERALNAGATAITTSKKELWKHYQKK
- a CDS encoding helix-turn-helix transcriptional regulator — its product is MIFSERLKEEREKRNWSQNDLAEKIHVSRQSVSKWETGKNYPSIEIIIHLSDLFGITIDELLRSDEELTQKVIEDSKQLAYPKWKVFFDSLFMLGVFLFITKIVVWMVNKFAGASITIVADAPYVMNFLPLILMVIGGTVSDKLKKIYR
- a CDS encoding oxalate decarboxylase family bicupin — translated: MKKRTVNETGGNVPQPIRSDGAGAIDSGPRNVMRDIQNPNMLVPPITDAGLVPNLKFSFSDTSMILKQGGWSREITVRELPVSTTIAGVNMSLTAGGVRELHWHKEAEWAYMLLGRARITAVDQNGRNFIADVGPGDLWYFPPGIPHSIQGLEHCEFLLAFDDGHFSDLSTLAISDWFAHTPKEVLSANFGVPESAFNSIPTDQVYIYQGEVPGSLESQEVQSPEGEVPLTFKHELLKQKPIKTPGGSVRIVDSTNFPISKTIAAALVEIEPGGMRELHWHPNNDEWQYYLTGQARMTVFLGNGTARTFDYRAGDVGYVPFATGHYIQNTGNETLWFLEMFKSNRFEDVSLNQWMALTPKEIVESNVHVGPQLMDSLRKEKWPVVKYPGFSYKPKTDE
- a CDS encoding sporulation YhaL family protein, with the translated sequence METLPWWIYLVIIGIVLSGYMVLYTSKKEQEMDNDFIEKEGEVYMKRLEEEREKRNQDSDKDSVLL
- a CDS encoding alpha/beta hydrolase: MKRFKFYMISGIVLVLLIVCNFVDKPIAKVEEVKDTVMMKINTKEKMAQIDGQTIYFKQIGEGKPPLLMLHGFGGSSDGFSDIYPELAGDHTIIAVDILGFGRSSKPIDFQYSFPTQVNLYYKLMKKLGYDQFAVLGHSMGGEMSLNLAYLYPDAVTHLVLADSTGIESFQQKESYEVTPLSTDLQTVTEITDYNKNEVKNSRDDKEHYDQLTKMRERRIAMEADKIKVPTLIIWGRHDKSVSWKNGELYHQLFANSTFHIIEKGYHAPFRQEPIEFMEYVQAFFAKNPQ
- a CDS encoding Phr family secreted Rap phosphatase inhibitor — protein: MKKFRLAIVGAALVGGLSIGFNSSFTNQAVNIGDTGGAPARLDYVNIGDTGGAPARPDYINIGDTGGAPANNKGDGGAPANFNKGDGGGISKQDSHADHF